Proteins co-encoded in one Garra rufa chromosome 7, GarRuf1.0, whole genome shotgun sequence genomic window:
- the LOC141338869 gene encoding uncharacterized protein, producing MFYIFVLFCLCWWHLIVVFGESVSVMEGDSVTLHTDITKAHEAHDILWKFGSNSLIAKIKKQQQMFSTFDVPDGRFRDRLRLDNQTGFLTIINITTEHAGLYKLEITGVELSKEIFSVSVYARLPAPAISSNSSQCLSSSSTQQNCSMVCSVVNVSHMTLSWYKGNSLLSSISVSDLSISLSLPLEVGYQDENTYSCVLNNSFTNRTQHLDISEFCHTCSDKQIHSH from the exons atgttttatatttttgttttgttctgtttgtgcTGGTGGCATCTGATTG ttgtttttggtgaGTCAGTGTCAGTGATGGAGGGGGATTCTGTCACTCTACACACTGATATTACTAAAGCACATGAAGCTCATGACATACTGTGGAAATTTGGATCTAATTCTCTAAtagctaaaattaaaaaacaacaacaaatgttCTCCACATTTGATGTtcctgatgggagattcagagacagactgaggCTGGACAATCAAACTGGATTTCTGACCATCATAAACATCACAACTGAACATGCTGGACTTTACAAACTAGAGATTACTGGAGTGGAACTGTCAAAAGAAATATTCAGTGTTTCTGTCTATG CCCGTCTGCCTGCTCCTGCCATCAGCAGTAACTCTTCACAAtgtttatcatcatcatcaacacAGCAGAATTGTTCAATggtgtgttcagtggtgaatgtgagCCATATGACTCTCTCatggtacaaaggaaacagtttattgtccagcatcagtgtgtctgatctcagcatcagtctctctctacctctggaagTGGGATATCAGGATgaaaacacctacagctgtgtgctcaacaatTCATTCACTAACCGGACTCAACATCTGGACATCAGCGAATTCTGTCACACATGTTCAG ATAAACAGATTCACTCACATTAA